The Streptomyces bacillaris sequence GAGGGCGTATTCGTCCCCGCCCCGGTGGACGCGGCGGGCGGCGGTGTCGATACGGAGGGACCCGACGGTCAGCACGGGCGCGGCGGTCCCGGCGCCCCTCCGCCGCAGCAGGGCCCGCACCCGGGCCACCAGCACGACATAGCTGAAGGGCTTGGTCAGATAGTCGTCCGCGCCCGTGTCGAGCCCCTCGGCCTCGTCGTACTCGCCGTCCTTTGCGGTCAGCATGAGGATCGGCACCTCGTGCCCGGCGGCGCGCAGGGCCCCGCAGACCCGGTAGCCGTTCATGCCGGGCAGCATGATGTCGAGGATGACCAGGTCGTAGCCGCCCTCGCTCGCGCGGTGCAGCCCTTCGAGCCCGTCGTGCACG is a genomic window containing:
- a CDS encoding response regulator transcription factor — its product is MRLLIVEDEKRLAVSLARGLTAEGFAVDVVHDGLEGLHRASEGGYDLVILDIMLPGMNGYRVCGALRAAGHEVPILMLTAKDGEYDEAEGLDTGADDYLTKPFSYVVLVARVRALLRRRGAGTAAPVLTVGSLRIDTAARRVHRGGDEYALTAKEFAVLEQLALRAGQVVSKAEILEHVWDFAYDGDPNIVEVYISTLRRKLGAASIRTVRGAGYRLEAG